The Selenomonadales bacterium genome has a window encoding:
- the maf gene encoding septum formation inhibitor Maf yields the protein MIVLASASPRRRELLTQVGYQFKVVPSSVEEEMEDGAPIDIVKHNALIKAQDIAKSYPKDIVIGADTIVVVNGRIFGKPQDENDAEKMLAELSGSVHQVMTGIAVVQGERIHSEAVVTDVTMRNYDMDEIRAYIATGEPMDKAGAYGIQGIGALLVSHISGCYNNVVGLPIARVAEVLSTFGQSAWDKK from the coding sequence TTGATCGTATTGGCATCTGCATCACCAAGACGCAGAGAATTATTAACACAAGTAGGATATCAGTTCAAAGTCGTTCCGAGCTCTGTCGAAGAAGAGATGGAAGACGGCGCGCCGATCGATATCGTCAAACACAATGCCCTTATCAAGGCGCAGGACATCGCCAAATCATATCCGAAGGACATCGTCATCGGAGCAGACACCATCGTTGTTGTAAACGGACGAATCTTCGGCAAACCGCAAGATGAAAACGACGCCGAAAAGATGCTTGCCGAGCTGTCGGGCAGTGTTCATCAAGTCATGACGGGCATCGCAGTCGTGCAGGGCGAGCGTATCCACTCGGAAGCCGTTGTGACAGACGTTACGATGCGCAACTATGATATGGACGAGATACGCGCTTATATCGCAACAGGCGAGCCGATGGACAAGGCAGGTGCATACGGTATACAGGGCATCGGTGCGCTCCTCGTATCGCACATCAGCGGCTGTTATAACAACGTCGTAGGACTGCCGATCGCACGCGTCGCAGAAGTATTGTCGACATTTGGCCAAAGTGCGTGGGACAAAAAATAA
- a CDS encoding DUF4321 domain-containing protein: protein MKSNKSTIIFLLFIIIGAIVGTGVGEFLTTIPSISDVASFLVKKYLILSVPPVTVNLIVATFVIGFSLQPSIMTMLGVVFGIFLHRRFY from the coding sequence TTGAAAAGCAATAAAAGCACGATCATTTTTTTGTTATTTATTATTATCGGTGCGATCGTCGGAACGGGCGTAGGTGAATTTTTGACCACGATCCCGAGCATCTCCGATGTGGCATCTTTTTTGGTTAAAAAATATCTGATATTATCAGTACCGCCTGTGACGGTCAATCTGATCGTAGCGACATTCGTTATCGGATTCTCGCTTCAGCCAAGCATCATGACGATGCTCGGTGTTGTATTCGGTATCTTTTTGCATAGACGGTTTTATTAA